Within Longimicrobiaceae bacterium, the genomic segment CGTTGCCGCGCAGGTCCACGATGAGCGCCGGGGCGCTCCGGTAGCGGGTCTTCAGCAGCTCCAGGGCGCGGGCCTCGTACCTGGGGTCGCCGAAGCCCGGCACCTTGAGGTACGCGATGCTGTCCTGCACCAGCCAGCGGTGCGGCACCGCTTCCGCGGCGGGGCCTGCCGCCGCCGGCACCGCGGGAGCCGTCGGCCGTTCACGGACCACGGCCACGTGCCGGCCGTCGCCGAGGGTCAGGGTGAAGCGCTCCGGGAAGAGATAGTCCTGGCTGCTCAGGCGCCGGCGTGCCGCCCGCTCGTCCGATGCGGAGATGTAGCGCTTCTGCCTCTGGAAGAACGCCTCGAAGGGCTCGCCGTCGATCGCCGCCACGACGTCGCCCGGCTGGAGGTCGGGTGTCCCGCTCCACGCGACGCGCCACTCTCCTGCGCTGGACCGGAGCGAGAAGGGGAAGGGGGCGCCGTGGCGCTCCCACAGCCAGCGGTCGTTGAAGTCGGTGTGGCCGTTGCGGAGCCCTGCCAGGAACTCCAGGGTCGCCAGGTCGAACTCCCGCCGGTCGGAGGAGGCCATCGCCCGCTCCCGGTACGCCCGGTACGCCGCCGGGTAGTCCAGCCCCGGCACGGCGCTCCAGTGCGCGAAGTAGCGGCGGATGGCGGCGTCGAGCCCGGACACGATCCGCTCCCGCTCCGGAACGGCGAGCGTGTCCGCCGCGGCCTGGGCCGGAGCGCGGGCGGGGGTGCCGAGCGCGAGGACTGCGGCTGCGAGGAGCGCGAGCAGGCGAGGAAGCATGCGGAGGGAGGTGCGGGAACCGCCGGTGGGAACGGATGATTATCGCACCGTGGCCCGTGAAGGCGCAAGGAGAGCGCTCCTCCCCGCTTCCGCCTAGCGCCCGTTCCGCAGCCGCACCAGCGTCTCGATCTCGAAGGCGATGGACTCCGGCGAGCGCGTGTCGGCGGGGATGTTCAGGTCGGCACGCTCGTAGAGCGGGATCCGGTCCGTCAGCATCTCCGCGATCATCGCCTCCGCGTCCGGGTGGTCCTTGAAGGGGCGGTCGATGTTGTCAGCGCGGAGCCGCCGCACCGTCTCCTCCGGAGACACCTGCAGCCACACCGCCAGCGTCCCCGGCCCCAGCGTGTTCAGGAACTCCGGCCGCGTGACCCAGCCCCCGCCCGGCGCCAGCACCAGCCGCCCCGCCTCCGCCGCCTCGGCGGTGAGGGCGGCCTCCAGGCCGCGGAAGTGCTCCTCCCCGGCCGCGTCGATGATGTCGCGCACGGTGGCGTCCTCGCGTCGCTCTATCTCCACGTCGAAGTCCAGGTAGCTCCACTCCAGGCGGCGGGCCAGCGCCTCGCCCACGGTGCTCTTCCCGGAGCACATGTAGCCGAGCAGGACCACGCGCGCCACGGCCAGGCGGGGCGGCGCTTCGGAACGGGTCGCGTCTTCGGATCGGGTGGACACGCGGTTCTCCTCCGGGGTGCGGTTTGGCCGACGGCGGCGGCGGCGTTACCTTGCACGTCGCGGGCCCGTCCGTTCCCCGGCACGCATCCTCCCGCGCCGCTTTCGCGGGTGCCGAATCCCGAACATTTTCCGAACCCG encodes:
- a CDS encoding S41 family peptidase, whose product is MLPRLLALLAAAVLALGTPARAPAQAAADTLAVPERERIVSGLDAAIRRYFAHWSAVPGLDYPAAYRAYRERAMASSDRREFDLATLEFLAGLRNGHTDFNDRWLWERHGAPFPFSLRSSAGEWRVAWSGTPDLQPGDVVAAIDGEPFEAFFQRQKRYISASDERAARRRLSSQDYLFPERFTLTLGDGRHVAVVRERPTAPAVPAAAGPAAEAVPHRWLVQDSIAYLKVPGFGDPRYEARALELLKTRYRSAPALIVDLRGNGGGSTPWKLRKALMGGQGYRRWEVEEEKVGAPLLYRAAGPLVLRLYPVPAYRGKLVFLVDGGCASACEDLVVSFKDNGRATLVGETTFGSTGQAFRMDFGNGMTARIGGRRVRLPGGAPFEGVGIAPDVPVAPAVPGARGDPVLERGLAVLRGPGGS
- a CDS encoding shikimate kinase, coding for MSTRSEDATRSEAPPRLAVARVVLLGYMCSGKSTVGEALARRLEWSYLDFDVEIERREDATVRDIIDAAGEEHFRGLEAALTAEAAEAGRLVLAPGGGWVTRPEFLNTLGPGTLAVWLQVSPEETVRRLRADNIDRPFKDHPDAEAMIAEMLTDRIPLYERADLNIPADTRSPESIAFEIETLVRLRNGR